A portion of the Stigmatella aurantiaca DW4/3-1 genome contains these proteins:
- a CDS encoding RNA polymerase sigma factor encodes MEARQPALRNLRGDPAEDRREFLRELYTRYGGNVLGRCRYLLKDAAKAEDAMHDVFARALIHSDTFRAEASPLTWLMKISTHHCLNQLRSERAGWRSWFQRDEASRPEGHGGPQAMETRDLVRKLLSQVDVETQTAVVHYHVDGMTLEEVAEALGRSVPTIRKRLERFAELGGDELRVR; translated from the coding sequence ATGGAAGCTCGCCAGCCAGCACTCCGGAACCTCCGGGGGGACCCCGCGGAAGACCGGCGGGAGTTCCTGCGCGAGCTGTACACGCGGTATGGCGGCAATGTCCTCGGACGCTGCCGCTACCTGTTGAAGGATGCCGCGAAGGCGGAGGATGCCATGCACGACGTGTTCGCCCGGGCCCTCATCCACTCGGACACCTTCCGTGCCGAGGCCTCGCCGCTGACGTGGTTGATGAAGATCTCCACGCACCACTGCCTCAACCAGCTCCGCTCGGAGCGCGCGGGCTGGCGAAGCTGGTTCCAGCGGGACGAGGCCTCACGCCCTGAAGGGCATGGCGGTCCGCAGGCCATGGAGACGAGGGACCTGGTTCGCAAGCTGCTGTCCCAGGTGGATGTGGAAACGCAGACCGCCGTCGTCCACTACCACGTGGACGGAATGACCCTGGAGGAAGTGGCGGAGGCGTTGGGGCGCTCTGTACCGACGATCCGCAAGCGGCTGGAGCGGTTCGCCGAGCTGGGCGGAGACGAGCTGAGGGTCCGATGA